One Halichondria panicea chromosome 3, odHalPani1.1, whole genome shotgun sequence genomic region harbors:
- the LOC135334075 gene encoding TNF receptor-associated factor 4-like gives MAEGYPNNQQQAEKRIIGFDCEFVEPPPEKYVQSECPVCLQIIRDPHQVTCCGMKFCKACIEHNIAIQKPCPACNEEFSSFADKGLKQSLYSLKVHCSHQKDGCEWTGELRQLDKHLNTDPQPEKRFEGCQFVEINCICNCGDQLQRRYILNHKIKNCPKRPFGCEHCHYYKSTYDDVTNNHWPVCGSFPVPCHNQCGSTIQRQNLDSHVADECPLTIIKCDFHHVGCAVKLPRQDMPEHLRENLLTHISLLAASHAKQQSKTTQQREEITKQQADIASLIEENKQLRMKHTELAPLQQMLTVNSEPLGAPILTMTDFQQRKRDDDEWFSPPVYNHYQGYRICLGVYANGKNTGKGTHVTVGVCLMRGEFDNSLKWPFRGVISFQLLDQVNGKDHKTDTINYSDKASDKHCNRVTKGEISPSAVVSTKFIAHTELEPKYLRNDTLLFQIHKVELK, from the coding sequence ATGGCAGAAGGCTACCCCAACAACCAGCAACAAGCTGAAAAGAGAATAATAGGATTTGATTGTGAGTTTGTGGAACCTCCACCAGAAAAATACGTCCAGTCAGAGTGTCCAGTTTGTCTCCAGATCATTCGAGACCCCCACCAGGTCACATGTTGTGGAATGAAGTTTTGCAAAGCTTGTATTGAGCACAACATAGCCATTCAAAAGCCGTGCCCAGCTTGCAACGAAGAATTTTCGAGTTTTGCCGATAAAGGTTTGAAACAATCGCTCTACAGTTTGAAAGTTCATTGTAGCCACCAGAAAGATGGGTGTGAGTGGACAGGGGAACTGAGACAGCTTGACAAACACCTCAACACAGACCCACAGCCAGAGAAACGGTTTGAAGGTTGTCAGTTTGTTGAGATTAATTGCATTTGTAATTGCGGGGACCAACTGCAACGAAGGTACATTCTAAACCACAAAATTAAGAATTGCCCCAAACGTCCATTCGGTTGTGAGCACTGCCATTATTATAAGTCTACttatgatgatgtcaccaacAACCACTGGCCGGTGTGTGGGTCCTTCCCTGTCCCCTGCCATAACCAGTGTGGTTCAACTATCCAACGTCAGAATCTAGACAGCCATGTTGCCGATGAGTGCCCCCTGACTATCATTAAATGTGACTTCCACCACGTAGGCTGTGCTGTGAAACTTCCTCGACAAGACATGCCAGAACACCTGAGAGAGAACCTACTCACACACATCTCTCTATTGGCCGCTAGTCATGCCAAGCAACAATCTAAGACTACACAACAAAGAGAAGAAATCACCAAGCAACAAGCTGACATTGCTAGTTTAATTGAAGAGAATAAACAGCTAAGGATGAAACATACCGAATTGGCGCCATTGCAACAAATGCTCACCGTGAACTCTGAACCTCTTGGTGCCCCTATCCTTACAATGACCGACTTCCAACAGCGCAAGAGAGATGACGATGAGTGGTTTTCCCCTCCAGTCTATAACCACTATCAGGGCTACAGGATCTGTCTCGGTGTGTACGCTAACGGCAAGAACACTGGTAAAGGAACACACGtcactgtgggtgtgtgctTAATGAGAGGAGAGTTTGACAATTCTCTAAAATGGCCGTTTCGTGGTGTGATTTCTTTTCAACTGCTGGACCAAGTCAATGGCAAGGATCATAAAACAGACACCATCAACTATAGTGACAAAGCATCTGACAAGCACTGTAACAGAGTAACAAAGGGAGAGATATCACCCAGTGCCGTGGTAAGTACAAAGTTCATTGCTCACACTGAATTGGAACCCAAGTATTTACGAAACGACACCCTTCTCTTCCAAATACACAAAGTAGAACTGAAGTAG